CCAGCTATCACTGTGGCGGCGGAGTGGCTAAATTACAGTTTCACTGAACTGGGGACGTGGGGCGCCCTTGCGCTCACCCAGGTGGACAACCTTCCTCTGGCGCAGTCAGGCTCGCTGGCGGGCATCGCGGGCCTTTCGTTTCTAGTTGCGCTAGGCTCATCAGTGACGGCGGCGGTTGCTATCTATGGGCCGCGCGCCGTGAAAGGGGACATCTTCGCGTTCATCATCCTCTTCATCGCAACGCAGGCGTATGGCAATCTGCGGCTGCTCACCGATCCTCCATTAAAGAACGCCACCGTTGCGGCGGTCTCATCGCCTTTGCCACTTGACCTCATACTCGAAATGAGGAAGAGCACCGACATTTTCAGGCCGTATGACAGCGTCCTTTTCGATCGGACCGGCAAGGCCGCCGATATGGGCGCAAAGACCGTGGTATGGAATGAAGCGGGCACGCTTCTGCGTAAAGATGAAGAAGAGGCGTTCGTTGCCAGAGGGGCGGCGCTTGCCCGCGAAAAGGGGATATCGCTGGTGATGGCTATTGGTGTGGTAAATTCGTTCGAGCCGTTTGTGTGGGAGAATAAATATCACTTCATCACAAGTTCGGGGAAAGTGGCGGACGTTTATCACAAGCGCCATCCCGTGCCGGGCGAAGGACCGATACCCGGCGAGGCCAAAGCGGCGGTGGTGGAGGTGGACGGAGTGAAGATGACCGGCGCGATCTGCTACGACTACGATTTCCCGCAAATAGCGCGGGACAACGCCCAGAGCGGGGCGGACATGGTTTTGCTCCCGTCGTCCGACTGGCCGGGGATAGACCCTGTCCATTCGATGATGGCCCGGTACATGGCGCTGTCCAACGGGATGCCGATGGTGCGTTCGGTCCGCCGGGCCACATCCTTCGCCTCCGACCAGTATGGCAGGACGGCCGCCTCCATGCGGTTTGACGGCGACGCGGACGGAATCATGATCGCCGACGTTCCCGTTGGGCGCGTTCCCACATTGTACGCCGACACGGGGGACGTGCTGCCTGTAATGGCGCTCATTTTCTGCGCCGTTTCGGGGCTGGCGGCTTTAATAATACCCAAAGTCCGGAGACGGCTTCAACCGGAGGAATTCAGCCGCATATAAAGACTTGGAGGGACACACTCGCTGACATATACTTGTTCATGAGTATATGTCAGCGAATTAATCCATTTTAGGGGATAGGCATGAACCCTTTGACTGTAGGCATACTGGTGGGCGGTGGGCCCGCTCCGGGGATAAACAGCGTCATCCGCGCGGCCACGATAAAGCTTCGCAACCATGGATCGAAGGTGATAGGCATTTTCGATGGCTTCGCCAACCTGATGGCAAAGGATATCACCCAGGTGAAGGAGCTTTTCATCGAGGATGTGTCCACTATTCATTTTGAGGGGGGCTCCATCCTTCGCACTTCGCGGGCAAATCCGACGAAGAGGCCGGAGGACTTGAAGGCCGTCGTCGAATCGCTCGACAATCTCGGGATAAATTGCCTTTTGTCCATCGGGGGGGACGACACGTGTTTCTCCGCCCACCAGGTGGCAAAGCTTGCCCAGGGGCGCATCCGGGTGATCCATGTCCCCAAGACGATAGACAACGACTTGAACCTCCCCCACGGCATCCGCACCTTCGGCTTCGCCACAGCGCGGCATTTCGGGGTGCAGATAGTCAAAAGCATAATGAACGACGCCAAGACCACAAGAAGGTGGTACCTGGTGGTTGCCATGGGAAGAAAGGCCGGGCATCTTGCCATCGGCATCGGCAAACCGGCCGGCGCCACCATAACCGTGATACCGGAGGAGTTCGCCGGACCTAAAATTGACTTCATGTGGATTGTGGACACCCTGCTGGGAGCCATCATAAAACGCAAGGCGGCAGGCAGGCCCTATGGCGTGGCGATATTGGCGGAGGGACTGGCCGAAAAACTTTCCACGGAAGAACTCGAACGCATGGGGCATCTGGAATACGACGAGCACGGCCATCCGCGCCTTTCGGAAATCGAGCTTGGCAAGGTGGTGAAGAACACCCTGCGCGGCGAACTTAAAAAACTTGGGATAAAGACCACCGTCGTGGACAAGGACATAGGCTATGAGCTGCGCTGCGTGGAGCCTGTCCCTTTCGACATGGAGTACACGAAAGAACTGGGCTTCGCCGCGGCGAAACACGCGCTATTGGGCGGCAGCGGGGACATGATAACGATACAGGACGGCAAGTCGGTGCCGATGCCTTTTTACGCGATCATGGACCCGGATACGGGGCGCACGAAGGTGCGCATGGTGGACATACACACCGAGACGTACGAAATGGCGCTGGAATACATGATCCGGCTGAAAAAGGACGACTTTAAGAACGAAGAATACGTAAAGCACCTGGCCGCCCAGACAAACCTTACACCGGAGCAGTTCCGCGAGAGGTTTGAGCGCGTCGCGGTGGCATTTGAAGGGCCATCCACGTACATCCCGTACCAGCAGCCCGGTTTCGCGGCGGGGGAGATATAGAGAGGCTCCGAGCCGGGGCCGGGGCCCTTATCCCGGATAGCCTATGAGGCTTCCGGGATGACAGCAAACGCGCTGGTGGCGCTCCCAAAGGAAAAACCCATTGTCGAAAATGATTTTCTGCTTCCCCGTAACCGTTTCTATTAACGCTTCCCCGTGGTCGCCTCTTAATGCTTCCCCGTGGTCGCCTCTTAATGCTTCCCCGTGGTCGCTGACCACGGATTCCTAAAGCGGGGAACCGGGGACTTCGTGGGAGCGCGGGCATCTTGCCCGCACTAATTAGACGGGGCCTAAACGGCTCCGTCTAATTACAGCAGCGCTTTTTGCAAGTCCAAGACGCCTTCGAGGCTCCTTGGACTTGTTGCGGGCAAGATGCCCGCGCTCCCAGGGGGGAACGAATCGCTGTCCGGGGTGTTCTTCACCCCGGACTCATCATGCCGCCGTATACGATGGCGGGGTGAAGAACATCCCGGCGAGCAGTAAAAAGTCAAAAGTAAACGGCCTGACCCCTTTCTTACTTTCAAAAAAGGTCAAGCTCCCCCGCCCCACCGCCGATAAGTTCTCCATGAAGACTTATCGGGCGAGGAGTGCGGTCGAATGCCTTCGTTGAGCGTGCCTAAGGCCACGGGCAATAAAATGTCGTCGTCCATCAGGCCGACGGGGAAGAACATATCCATGCCCCCAGCGGCCAAAAATCCGGGGCAGCTTCTGGACTGGTCCGGCAAACTGTCCAATGTGCCGATGAAAGGAAGCGGAGCTCCATATAAGAACGTCAACAACCAGACGTCGGACGCGCAGACCTCGCGCCTGCGGCAGAGCGGCCAGGAAGCGGTACAAGGCGGAAAGGGTGAGAGAATCGGCATTAAAGTGTAGGCGCCCTCCAAAAAATATCGCACCACCCCCTCCCCTCCTGTTAATCTATTTCAATTTGACGTTGGGCGTGGAACCATGGAAATAGACGAACCCCGGATATTGGCCGGAACCTCCGGCTTTTCGTATGACGACTGGATAGGGCCGGTGTACCCGAAAGGGACGAAAAAGGAGGAGATGCTCTCCTATTACGCCACCGAGCTTAAGTTCAAGATAGTGGAGCTAAACTTCACCTATTACACCATGCCCGCCGCCAAGACGTTTGAGACCATGTTAAAGCACGTGCCGGACGATTTTACGTTCGTGGTGAAGACCCACGGCTCGATGACCCACAAGATCCGCGCCGGGGACGGCTCCCTTGTCCGGGACGAGGGGACGTTCGCCGATTTCATGGAAGGATTGAAACCCCTTACGGAGGCGGGGCGGCTAAAGTGCGTGCTGGCGCAGTTCCCTATTAAATTCGCCAGAAGCGGAGAGACCGAGGAGCATCTAAAATGGTTCGTCCAGGCGCTCCGGCCATTGAAGCTCACGGTGGAACTTCGCAACCGGGGGTGGGTGGCGCAATCGGCCTTCGACCTTTTGCGGAGCCTGGATGCCGGGTATTGCGTTGTGGACGAGCCGGACCTGCCAAAACTCACGCCGTTCACCCCCGTGGCCACGTCGGACCTGGCGTATTTCCGGTTCCACGGGAGGAACACGAAATGGTTTGACGTGCCCGCCTATGTCCGTTACGACTATCTTTATTCGGACGCGGAGTTGAGGGGCTTTATAGAGCCGGTGAAAAGGGTGGCTGCGCAGGCCGGGGAGACGCTGGTATTTTTCAACAACCACTTCCAGGGCTCGGCGGCGAAGAACGCCCAGATGTTCAAAGAGCTTGTGGGAGCGAAGTAAGACTGCGATGGACGACGAAAATATAGCGGCCCCGGACAAGCAAAAGCAAGCCCCCGGCGCGGCCGTCCCCCCAAAAGTCATGCGCCGCGTGGGGGAAGAGGAAAAACTTCCGTTCACCACCCACCTGGAGGAACTGCGGCAACGGCTTATCTATTGTCTTGTGACCGTCGGCGTGGTGTTCATGGCGGTCTATGCCGTTTCCGGAGATATCTACCAGTTTGTCAGAAAGCCTATAGGCATTGACCTTGTGTTCCTTTCCCCCACCGAGGCTTTTTTCGTTTACTTAAAGCTTTCCATATACGTTGCCGTGATGATTAGCACGCCGATGCTTCTATACCAGGCCTGGGAATTCGTGGCGCCGGGCCTTCTGGCGGTGGAGCGGCGGTACACGGGGGCTTTCGTGGTGATAGGCACCCTGTTTTTCGCGATTGGGGCGGCGTTCTGCTACTTTGCCGTGTTGCCCATCGGATTGCAGTTCCTGATCGGATACGGCGGAGAGGGATTAAAGCCGATGATCTCGGTGGGCAATTACCTCTCTTTCGTGTTCATGTTCACGCTGGCGTTCGGGATCATATTCGAGATGCCGCTTGTGATAGTGTTTCTGGCCAGCATGGGATTGGTCACGCCGGACTGGCTGGCCAAGCAGAGGTCATATTTCATCGTTGGGGACTTTGTGGTGGCGGCCATTCTCACACCGACTCCGGACGTGGTCTCCCAGCTTATGATGGCCGTGCCGATGATGATATTGTTCGAGGCGGGGTTATTCGCGGCCCGTTTCTTCACGGCGAAAAAGCAGGAGGAGCCGGATGGGCAAACGGACTGACGATCCGGCCGAAAGGCTGATGGTGGCGCTGGACGTTGCAACCCACGCGGAGGCGATGGCCGCCGTGGAGCCGCTTAAGGGGGCCGTCCAGTGGTTCAAGGTTGGAAGCCAGCTTTTCACCGCCTGCGGGCCCCGCATAATAGAAGATATTAAAAACGCGTCCGGCGCGAAGATATTCCTGGACTTAAAGTTCCACGATATACCGGCCACCGTCGCCTTGTCCGGAAAGGCGGCCGCCGGGCTTGGGGTGGACATGTTCAACATGCACGCCCTGGGAGGGCCGGAAATGATGTCCACCGCCGTCAAGGAAGTGACGGCCTTTTGCGCGAGCGCTGGAAAGACCCTTCCCATAATAATAGCGGTCACAATCCTCACAAGCATGACGGAGCCGGAACTAAAAGCGGCCGGCGTTGGCTCCACTCCAGCCATGATGGTCCTTCATCTGGCGAGGAACGCCAAAATATCGGGGCTGGACGGCGTGGTGGCGTCGCCGCAGGAGGCGCGGATGATAAAGGAAATCACCGGGGACGATTTTCTGGTGGTCACGCCGGGTGTCCGCCCGGCGTGGGCCGCAGCCGACGACCAGGCGAGGATAATGACCCCCTCTGCGGCCATCGAGGAAGGAGCGGACTATATAGTAGTGGGACGCCCAATATTGAAGGCTGGCAATCCCAAGGAGGCCGCCTTAAGAATAATAGAGGAAATTTCGTCCACCTCCGTCTAATATCCCCCCGGCAATTTTTTCATCTCCAGCCAACTTCCATGCCATCTTTCCCGCAAGCAAAAAAAACCCTCAAGGAAAAATTTCGCCGGGACGATAAGAAATCAACTTCGGGAAAACCCGATGAAGATCGGCGGTAGAAGCGCCACCGACAAAAGAGGTTAACTGGTTTCAGCAAGGATGCTGAGGCCCACATTATCAAGGAGGACCGGCAATGCCATTAAGAGTTTACAACAACCTGTATTCCCTCACCGCCCAGCGCAATTTGGGCACCAACAACGCCAGCCTTGGCACATCGTTGGAAAGACTTTCATCCGGTATGAGGATCAACCGCGGATCGGACGACGCGGCGGGTCTGGCCATATCCGAAGGCTTGAGGGCGGACATCCGCTCCCTCCAGCAGGCCACAAGGAACGCTTACGACGGCGTGAGCATGATCAACACGGCGGAAGGCGCCCTTTCCGAACAGTCTTCCATCCTCGTTCGTATGCGCGAACTGGCCGCGCAGGCCGCCACGGGCACAGTCGGTTCCACCGAACGGGCCACCATCAACCGCGAATTTTCCGCGCTGCGGGACGAAATAGACAGGATCTCGACGGTCACCGAATTCAACGGCCAGAAACTGCTCAACGGCGCACTGAACGGCGACATAACCACCATCAAGTTGAACAACGGCGCATCCGCCAACTCGGTGGTGATCCAGATTGGCATGCAGGCCGGCTGGGCTGACCGCATCAGC
This region of Nitrospinota bacterium genomic DNA includes:
- a CDS encoding 6-phosphofructokinase; this encodes MNPLTVGILVGGGPAPGINSVIRAATIKLRNHGSKVIGIFDGFANLMAKDITQVKELFIEDVSTIHFEGGSILRTSRANPTKRPEDLKAVVESLDNLGINCLLSIGGDDTCFSAHQVAKLAQGRIRVIHVPKTIDNDLNLPHGIRTFGFATARHFGVQIVKSIMNDAKTTRRWYLVVAMGRKAGHLAIGIGKPAGATITVIPEEFAGPKIDFMWIVDTLLGAIIKRKAAGRPYGVAILAEGLAEKLSTEELERMGHLEYDEHGHPRLSEIELGKVVKNTLRGELKKLGIKTTVVDKDIGYELRCVEPVPFDMEYTKELGFAAAKHALLGGSGDMITIQDGKSVPMPFYAIMDPDTGRTKVRMVDIHTETYEMALEYMIRLKKDDFKNEEYVKHLAAQTNLTPEQFRERFERVAVAFEGPSTYIPYQQPGFAAGEI
- the tatC gene encoding twin-arginine translocase subunit TatC, with product MDDENIAAPDKQKQAPGAAVPPKVMRRVGEEEKLPFTTHLEELRQRLIYCLVTVGVVFMAVYAVSGDIYQFVRKPIGIDLVFLSPTEAFFVYLKLSIYVAVMISTPMLLYQAWEFVAPGLLAVERRYTGAFVVIGTLFFAIGAAFCYFAVLPIGLQFLIGYGGEGLKPMISVGNYLSFVFMFTLAFGIIFEMPLVIVFLASMGLVTPDWLAKQRSYFIVGDFVVAAILTPTPDVVSQLMMAVPMMILFEAGLFAARFFTAKKQEEPDGQTD
- the pyrF gene encoding orotidine-5'-phosphate decarboxylase, producing the protein MGKRTDDPAERLMVALDVATHAEAMAAVEPLKGAVQWFKVGSQLFTACGPRIIEDIKNASGAKIFLDLKFHDIPATVALSGKAAAGLGVDMFNMHALGGPEMMSTAVKEVTAFCASAGKTLPIIIAVTILTSMTEPELKAAGVGSTPAMMVLHLARNAKISGLDGVVASPQEARMIKEITGDDFLVVTPGVRPAWAAADDQARIMTPSAAIEEGADYIVVGRPILKAGNPKEAALRIIEEISSTSV
- a CDS encoding flagellin FliC, with the protein product MPLRVYNNLYSLTAQRNLGTNNASLGTSLERLSSGMRINRGSDDAAGLAISEGLRADIRSLQQATRNAYDGVSMINTAEGALSEQSSILVRMRELAAQAATGTVGSTERATINREFSALRDEIDRISTVTEFNGQKLLNGALNGDITTIKLNNGASANSVVIQIGMQAGWADRISLNASVDLTAIDSTGLNITNISVTHVSSALDALGRIDSALARVTEARGRLGAVQNRLVHTINNLAVSAENLQAAESQIRDADYSHEISQFTRNQILVQASTAILAQANLVPQSVLQLLG
- a CDS encoding DUF72 domain-containing protein — protein: MEIDEPRILAGTSGFSYDDWIGPVYPKGTKKEEMLSYYATELKFKIVELNFTYYTMPAAKTFETMLKHVPDDFTFVVKTHGSMTHKIRAGDGSLVRDEGTFADFMEGLKPLTEAGRLKCVLAQFPIKFARSGETEEHLKWFVQALRPLKLTVELRNRGWVAQSAFDLLRSLDAGYCVVDEPDLPKLTPFTPVATSDLAYFRFHGRNTKWFDVPAYVRYDYLYSDAELRGFIEPVKRVAAQAGETLVFFNNHFQGSAAKNAQMFKELVGAK